A genomic window from Silene latifolia isolate original U9 population chromosome Y, ASM4854445v1, whole genome shotgun sequence includes:
- the LOC141630238 gene encoding uncharacterized protein LOC141630238: MYVEISVNGKATRAMIDTWASHNFVTPDEAKRLEMKLNRGEGSMKAVNSKALPIQGLAREVVIKMGEWTGKLDFTSLLMDDFKIVLGMDFLKQTPTFLAPHNGSLIMVGSKSCLVKAVEADRKQKGPLLSTMQLKRGLQKGEPTYLCTVSMKEDTLAECIEPQVEKVLEDNKDLMPDQLPMSLPPRRSVDHQIELLPGTRPLARGPYRMTPPKLAELR; this comes from the coding sequence ATGTACGTGGAGATAAGCGTCAATGGGAAGGCTACTCGAGCTATGATAGATACATGGGCCTCCCATAATTTCGTCACGCCCGACGAAGCGAAGAGACTCGAAATGAAGTTGAACCGAGGAGAAGGAAGCATGAAAGCTGTCAATTCCAAGGCCTTGCCGATTCAGGGTTTGGCTAGAGAAGTGGTGATCAAGATGGGCGAATGGACGGGGAAGCTCGACTTCACCAGCCTCCTGATGGATGACTTCAAGATCGTCCTCGGCATGGATTTTCTGAAGCAAACCCCGACCTTTCTGGCGCCCCACAATGGGTCTTTAATAATGGTGGGATCAAAATCATGTCTTGTGAAAGCTGTTGAAGCTGACCGAAAGCAAAAGGGGCCACTCCTCTCGACAATGCAGTTGAAGAGGGGACTTCAAAAGGGAGAGCCTACATACTTGTGTACCGTGTCCATGAAAGAAGATACCCTTGCTGAATGCATAGAACCACAAGTAGAGAAGGTGCTAGAAGACAATAAGGACTTGATGCCCGATCAGTTACCTATGAGTCTGCCACCCCGACGTTCGGTAGACCATCAAATTGAATTACTCCCGGGCACAAGACCTCTTGCTCGAGGGCCATATCGGATGACACCTCCCAAACTAGCGGAACTACGATGA